The sequence below is a genomic window from Nitrospirota bacterium.
CACTGACTTTACCTATCAGGGCGCAGCATTTATTCCATACACAATGACGAGAGAGGAGATTTTAAAGCTGCGTTCAATCGCATTCAGGAGGTTCTACTCCCGACCCTTATTTTTACTCAGAAGAGTCCTCGGAATCAGAAATATAAACGACCTGAAAGTTGCAGGCAAGGGTTTAAA
It includes:
- a CDS encoding B12-binding domain-containing radical SAM protein — its product is TDFTYQGAAFIPYTMTREEILKLRSIAFRRFYSRPLFLLRRVLGIRNINDLKVAGKGLKSLFWLWAKSDLFRMRKSIKV